From Primulina huaijiensis isolate GDHJ02 chromosome 15, ASM1229523v2, whole genome shotgun sequence, one genomic window encodes:
- the LOC140959675 gene encoding uncharacterized protein isoform X1: protein MKKWRIGGRLFVNCHQKRRRYLSRIPRETMEGNPKPPKLFQNVVVMRHADRLDNSDPAWITTAARPWDPPLNDSGRDRAFSTGCSIPSQLGFPVHRVFVSPFLRCLETANGVVSGLLAVTDKSRDSIDAVNGTSKIKVSIEYGLCEMFNHIAIRRNVAPNDEMFSFEISKCESALPTGTVDHSVEQVYEELPKWEEPVGVARARYLHVIRSLADKYHSENLLLVTHGEGVGCAVTKFVEDVDIVCEVDYCAYSHLRRPIFLDENESFKAGDFTGLPEGQVGLKYILLNKESDGFEENYE from the exons atgaagaaatggAGGATAGGCGGAAGGCTGTTTGTTAATTGTCACCAAAAACGACGTCGTTATCTCTCTAGAATTCCACGTGAGACTATGGAAGGCAACCCAAAACCACCTAAGTTGTTTCAAAACGTGGTGGTTATGCGGCATGCAGACAGGCTAGACAACTCCGACCCGGCCTGGATCACGACGGCGGCGCGGCCTTGGGACCCGCCGCTTAACGATTCCGGCAGGGATCGGGCCTTTTCCACGGGTTGTAGTATACCGAGTCAACTTGGATTCCCGGTTCATAGAGTATTTGTCTCCCCATTTCTCCGATGCCTGGAAACCGCCAACGGAGTCGTCTCTGGACTGTTGGCCGTAACCGATAAGAGCAGAGACTCCATTGACGCTGTAAATGGTACCTCCAAAATCAAG GTCTCTATAGAATACGGGCTGTGCGAGATGTTTAATCACATAGCCATTCGACGAAATGTTGCTCCCAATGATGAAATGTTTAGTTTCGAAATCTCAAAGTGTGAATCAGCTTTACCCACTGGCACAGTTGATCATAGTGTCGAACAGGTCTATGAGGAG CTACCAAAATGGGAAGAGCCGGTAGGAGTCGCCAGGGCTCGATATCTTCATGTCATCAGGTCTCTTGCTGATAAATATCATTCAGAGAACTTGTTGCTTGTGACTCATG GCGAAGGAGTTGGATGCGCGGTTACCAAATTCGTCGAGGACGTGGATATTGTATGCGAAGTTGATTATTGCGCGTATTCGCACTTGCGTAGACCGATCTTTTTAGATGAAAACGAGTCATTCAAAGCTGGAGACTTTACTGGTTTACCCGAAGGTCAAGTTGGCTTGAAGTACATCTTGTTGAACAAAGAATCCGATGGTTTCGAGGAAAACTATGAATAG
- the LOC140959675 gene encoding uncharacterized protein isoform X2 has translation MKKWRIGGRLFVNCHQKRRRYLSRIPRETMEGNPKPPKLFQNVVVMRHADRLDNSDPAWITTAARPWDPPLNDSGRDRAFSTGCSIPSQLGFPVHRVFVSPFLRCLETANGVVSGLLAVTDKSRDSIDAVNGTSKIKVSIEYGLCEMFNHIAIRRNVAPNDEMFSFEISKCESALPTGTVDHSVEQLPKWEEPVGVARARYLHVIRSLADKYHSENLLLVTHGEGVGCAVTKFVEDVDIVCEVDYCAYSHLRRPIFLDENESFKAGDFTGLPEGQVGLKYILLNKESDGFEENYE, from the exons atgaagaaatggAGGATAGGCGGAAGGCTGTTTGTTAATTGTCACCAAAAACGACGTCGTTATCTCTCTAGAATTCCACGTGAGACTATGGAAGGCAACCCAAAACCACCTAAGTTGTTTCAAAACGTGGTGGTTATGCGGCATGCAGACAGGCTAGACAACTCCGACCCGGCCTGGATCACGACGGCGGCGCGGCCTTGGGACCCGCCGCTTAACGATTCCGGCAGGGATCGGGCCTTTTCCACGGGTTGTAGTATACCGAGTCAACTTGGATTCCCGGTTCATAGAGTATTTGTCTCCCCATTTCTCCGATGCCTGGAAACCGCCAACGGAGTCGTCTCTGGACTGTTGGCCGTAACCGATAAGAGCAGAGACTCCATTGACGCTGTAAATGGTACCTCCAAAATCAAG GTCTCTATAGAATACGGGCTGTGCGAGATGTTTAATCACATAGCCATTCGACGAAATGTTGCTCCCAATGATGAAATGTTTAGTTTCGAAATCTCAAAGTGTGAATCAGCTTTACCCACTGGCACAGTTGATCATAGTGTCGAACAG CTACCAAAATGGGAAGAGCCGGTAGGAGTCGCCAGGGCTCGATATCTTCATGTCATCAGGTCTCTTGCTGATAAATATCATTCAGAGAACTTGTTGCTTGTGACTCATG GCGAAGGAGTTGGATGCGCGGTTACCAAATTCGTCGAGGACGTGGATATTGTATGCGAAGTTGATTATTGCGCGTATTCGCACTTGCGTAGACCGATCTTTTTAGATGAAAACGAGTCATTCAAAGCTGGAGACTTTACTGGTTTACCCGAAGGTCAAGTTGGCTTGAAGTACATCTTGTTGAACAAAGAATCCGATGGTTTCGAGGAAAACTATGAATAG
- the LOC140958503 gene encoding actin-related protein 2/3 complex subunit 5A isoform X2 — protein MAEFVEADNTEAIITRIEHKSRKIESLLKQYKPVEALKTALEGSPPKTKDERCKSANWIVVHRAIMAIKDVDNLFSSLDPEYYDILMKFAWEYLVLRIYGLFGSYGNRIRPYTWRVCYDV, from the exons ATGGCGGAATTTGTGGAAGCAGATAACACGGAAGCCATCATCACCAGAATCGAGCACAAGTCTCGCAAAATCGAAAGCTTACTCAAACA GTATAAACCAGTGGAAGCTTTGAAGACAGCTCTCGAAGGGTCTCCTCCCAAGACCAAGGACGAGCGGTGTAAG TCTGCGAATTGGATAGTGGTGCATCGGGCGATAATGGCAATAAAAGATGTGGATAACTTGTTCTCTTCTCTCGATCCTGAGTACTATGACATTCTAATGAA ATTTGCCTGGGAGTATCTTGTCTTGAGGATTTATGGGCTGTTTGGTTCATATGGAAATAGAATAAGACCTTATACTTGGAGAGTATGCTATGATGTATGA
- the LOC140960023 gene encoding probable protein cornichon homolog 2 isoform X2: protein MRKHKRKSSERSWSEGNGASVCMLMCLTDLEFDYINPYDSASRINWVVWPEFIAEGVLCFVHLTSGHWIMFLMCLPYLYYNIKVYSQRRHLVDVTEIFNQLRWAKKIRLYKLIYLVILLALSIFWMIWTIVEE from the exons ATGAGAAAGCACAAACGAAAAAGTAGCGAGAGGAGTTGGAGCGAAGGCAATGGTGCATCTGTTTGCATG CTAATGTGCTTGACCGATTTAGAGTTTGATTACATCAACCCATATGACTCAGCATCAAGAATAAATTGGGTTGTATGGCCTGAGTTCATTGCTGAAGGAGTTCTATGCTTTGTCCATCTTACCTCCGGACATTGGATTATGTTCTTGATGTGTCTTCCATATTTATATTACAATATAAAAGT ATATTCTCAGCGGCGGCACTTGGTAGATGTAACCGAGATCTTCAACCAACTTCGTTGGGCGAAGAAGATAAGATTGTACAAGCTCATATATCTGGTCATCCTTCTTGCTTTATCAATATTCTG GATGATTTGGACCATTGTGGAAGAATGA
- the LOC140959675 gene encoding uncharacterized protein isoform X3 — MKKWRIGGRLFVNCHQKRRRYLSRIPRETMEGNPKPPKLFQNVVVMRHADRLDNSDPAWITTAARPWDPPLNDSGRDRAFSTGCSIPSQLGFPVHRVFVSPFLRCLETANGVVSGLLAVTDKSRDSIDAVNGTSKIKVSIEYGLCEMFNHIAIRRNVAPNDEMFSFEISKCESALPTGTVDHSVEQVYEELPKWEEPVGVARARYLHVIRRRSWMRGYQIRRGRGYCMRS; from the exons atgaagaaatggAGGATAGGCGGAAGGCTGTTTGTTAATTGTCACCAAAAACGACGTCGTTATCTCTCTAGAATTCCACGTGAGACTATGGAAGGCAACCCAAAACCACCTAAGTTGTTTCAAAACGTGGTGGTTATGCGGCATGCAGACAGGCTAGACAACTCCGACCCGGCCTGGATCACGACGGCGGCGCGGCCTTGGGACCCGCCGCTTAACGATTCCGGCAGGGATCGGGCCTTTTCCACGGGTTGTAGTATACCGAGTCAACTTGGATTCCCGGTTCATAGAGTATTTGTCTCCCCATTTCTCCGATGCCTGGAAACCGCCAACGGAGTCGTCTCTGGACTGTTGGCCGTAACCGATAAGAGCAGAGACTCCATTGACGCTGTAAATGGTACCTCCAAAATCAAG GTCTCTATAGAATACGGGCTGTGCGAGATGTTTAATCACATAGCCATTCGACGAAATGTTGCTCCCAATGATGAAATGTTTAGTTTCGAAATCTCAAAGTGTGAATCAGCTTTACCCACTGGCACAGTTGATCATAGTGTCGAACAGGTCTATGAGGAG CTACCAAAATGGGAAGAGCCGGTAGGAGTCGCCAGGGCTCGATATCTTCATGTCATCAG GCGAAGGAGTTGGATGCGCGGTTACCAAATTCGTCGAGGACGTGGATATTGTATGCGAAGTTGA
- the LOC140960023 gene encoding protein cornichon homolog 4-like isoform X1, producing MVHLFAWLFAFFLLIIILALILYQLMCLTDLEFDYINPYDSASRINWVVWPEFIAEGVLCFVHLTSGHWIMFLMCLPYLYYNIKVYSQRRHLVDVTEIFNQLRWAKKIRLYKLIYLVILLALSIFWMIWTIVEE from the exons ATGGTGCATCTGTTTGCATGGTTATTTGCCTTTTTCTTACTCATAATCATTCTAGCCCTTATTCTTTACCAG CTAATGTGCTTGACCGATTTAGAGTTTGATTACATCAACCCATATGACTCAGCATCAAGAATAAATTGGGTTGTATGGCCTGAGTTCATTGCTGAAGGAGTTCTATGCTTTGTCCATCTTACCTCCGGACATTGGATTATGTTCTTGATGTGTCTTCCATATTTATATTACAATATAAAAGT ATATTCTCAGCGGCGGCACTTGGTAGATGTAACCGAGATCTTCAACCAACTTCGTTGGGCGAAGAAGATAAGATTGTACAAGCTCATATATCTGGTCATCCTTCTTGCTTTATCAATATTCTG GATGATTTGGACCATTGTGGAAGAATGA
- the LOC140960164 gene encoding uncharacterized protein, whose product MDALLPIVGFSVVIGTLIAFLIFGNYFRKRKSEIQSIVRPETFNPDLKTKPTVPKKLQQKTRAHSHAADKDANKKHHPLDLNTLKGHGDAVTGLCFSPDARSLATACGDGVVRVFRLDDASSKSFKFLRINLPAGGHPTAVAFADDASSVVVASQALSGSSLYMYGEEKAKTTDAQRQLTKLPLPEVKWELHKVHENRAIITLIGTKATHGSADGSALIASCSEGTDIKLWHGKTGKLLGTVDTNQLKNTMATISPNGRFIAAAAFTADVKVWEIVYSKDGSVKEVLKVMQLKGHKSAVTWLCFDPKSEKILTASKDGSIRLWNINVRYHLDEDPKTLKVFPIPLHDVNGATLHYDRLSLSPDGKILAATHGPTLHWLCAETGQILDTAERAHDGDISDMLWAPTSIPTENNKQQLVLATAGIDKKVKLWAAPPPPS is encoded by the exons ATGGATGCACTTCTTCCAATTGTAGGATTCTCGGTGGTAATCGGAACTCTGATCGCATTTTTAATCTTTGGTAATTATTTTCGGAAGAGAAAATCCGAAATTCAGTCAATCGTGAGACCCGAAACGTTCAACCCGGATTTGAAGACGAAGCCAACGGTGCCCAAGAAGTTGCAGCAGAAAACCCGTGCGCATTCTCATGCCGCAGATAAG GATGCAAATAAGAAGCATCATCCGCTGGATTTGAATACATTGAAAGGGCATGGTGATGCAGTCACGGGGCTGTGCTTTTCACCTGATGCACGGAGTTTAGCGACTG CTTGTGGAGATGGTGTTGTCAGAGTGTTCAGGTTGGACGATGCTTCAAGCAAAAGTTTCAA gTTTCTGAGAATAAACTTACCTGCTGGAGGTCATCCAACTGCAGTTGCATTTGCTGATGATGCATCCTCTGTGGTAGTGGCTTCCCAAGCACTTTCCGGATCATCTTTGTACATGTATGGAGAAGAAAAGGCAAAAACAACTGATGCGCAGAGGCAACTGACAAAACTCCCTCTCCCAGAAGTCAAATGGGAACTCCATAAAGTTCATGAAAATAGGGCCATTATCACTCTAATTGGAACTAAAGCGACGCATGGAAGCGCTGATGGAAGTGCACTTATTGCATCGTGTTCTGAAG GCACTGACATAAAACTCTGGCATGGAAAAACCGGGAAGCTATTGGGAACTGTTGATACAAATCAGCTAAAAAATACGATGGCCACTATATCTCCAAATGGGCGGTTCATCGCGGCAGCTGCTTTTACTGCAGATGTGAAG GTTTGGGAAATCGTGTATTCAAAAGATGGTTCGGTCAAAGAGGTTCTGAAAGTTATGCAGCTCAAAGGGCACAAG AGTGCAGTTACTTGGCTTTGCTTCGATCCAAAGTCGGAGAAAATCCTAACAGCATCCAAGGATGGCTCAATAAGATTATGGAATATCAATG TTCGGTACCATCTAGATGAGGATCCAAAAACTCTAAAGGTGTTTCCAATTCCTCTTCATGATGTAAATGGCGCGACTTTGCACTATGATCGCCTCAGTCTTTCTCCTGACGGAAAAATATTGGCAGCAACTCATGGTCCGACGTTGCATTGGCTATGTGCTGAGACTGGGCAGATTTTAGACACAGCTGAAAGAGCCCACGATG GTGATATTTCAGACATGTTGTGGGCACCCACATCTATTCCAACAG AAAATAATAAGCAGCAGCTGGTTCTAGCTACGGCCGGCATTGACAAGAAAGTGAAGTTGTGGGCAGCCCCACCTCCTCCCTCTTGA
- the LOC140958503 gene encoding actin-related protein 2/3 complex subunit 5A isoform X1 — MAEFVEADNTEAIITRIEHKSRKIESLLKQYKPVEALKTALEGSPPKTKDERCKSANWIVVHRAIMAIKDVDNLFSSLDPEYYDILMKYLYRGLSTGDRPTCDQCLRIHEKLTERAGLGCILRSLADKVNTV; from the exons ATGGCGGAATTTGTGGAAGCAGATAACACGGAAGCCATCATCACCAGAATCGAGCACAAGTCTCGCAAAATCGAAAGCTTACTCAAACA GTATAAACCAGTGGAAGCTTTGAAGACAGCTCTCGAAGGGTCTCCTCCCAAGACCAAGGACGAGCGGTGTAAG TCTGCGAATTGGATAGTGGTGCATCGGGCGATAATGGCAATAAAAGATGTGGATAACTTGTTCTCTTCTCTCGATCCTGAGTACTATGACATTCTAATGAA ATATTTATATCGAGGTTTGTCCACCGGAGATCGACCCACCTGCGATCAATGCTTAAGAATTCACGAAAAACTGACGGAGAGAGCTGGTCTGGGATGCATTTTGCGATCTCTCGCTGACAAAGTAAACACTGTTTAG
- the LOC140960364 gene encoding LOW QUALITY PROTEIN: transcription termination factor MTEF18, mitochondrial (The sequence of the model RefSeq protein was modified relative to this genomic sequence to represent the inferred CDS: inserted 2 bases in 1 codon), which yields MLLRLATATATIAATTTVFSVFTITVSRHFSTTSTLPKPFSNFPWRHRSKVIQEAQTALIDYLHTTRSMPFVYAENIATSSPHSLCKIVSKIPFSPSTFSKTFQRFLRYHPVNELELFLESIGLNVDENGNPLSCMLAKNFFLSDCKQFDSACALAGIGFPWCKLGLLCREECLILDFDKCVLKRRFNDIKDGYGLSSVNVIGICLVWPRVLSGEMDDLLKDMKIAFVDYGLAGSVEDTVDAMLEVCRKIRVMYDMCCEFGNVGELIGKSKRVLVDYSEEALVRKIEYFCKLNVRKNEIGLFLLSRSEIFSFDTEKQLISVKGFLEHFGLIGKDLTSLEQKYPHVFGRNKIANLPNVMRSLDLGEWFFEKMKNGDHSLFSTYTLRHSEEGLDEIYENNLIKIQAKRTHFHSMGKLNFLHSIGFGENKFAVKAFVQLNSSGSQLQQRFNYLLNCGIEYSSLCAMLRHANILNQQETVLKQKLDFLCKDMGSSFQYLDVFPGYLCYDLEKRIRPRYELHKWLVEEGFCEKDYSISTIVATSEKTFHARISRIXAATKFLKSSLIRDCKQPASGIQSLKATVLMTYCCQAHNFVHIAWSMSNHRRPSTVGSQVS from the exons ATGCTCCTCCGGCTCGCCACCGCCACCGCCACCATCGCCGCCACGACCACCGTTTTCTCCGTCTTCACCATTACAGTGTCTCGCCACTTCTCCACCACCTCGACGCTGCCGAAACCCTTCTCAAATTTCCCATGGAGGCACAGGTCTAAAGTCATTCAAGAAGCACAAACAGCCCTCATCGACTACCTGCACACAACTCGCTCCATGCCCTTCGTCTACGCGGAGAATATAGCCACTAGTTCCCCTCATTCTCTCTGTAAAATTGTCTCCAAAATTCCCTTTTCACCTTCTACTTTCTCGAAGACATTTCAGCGTTTCCTCAGGTACCATCCTGTTAATGAGCTTGAGCTTTTCTTGGAAAGTATTGGCTTAAATGTTGATGAAAATGGAAATCCTCTGTCTTGTATGCTTGCTAAGAACTTCTTTCTTTCTGATTGTAAGCAATTTGATTCTGCCTGTGCTCTTGCGGGGATTGGTTTTCCTTGGTGTAAACTTGGTTTGTTGTGTAGAGAGGAatgcttgatcttggatttcgaTAAATGTGTTTTGAAAAGGAGGTTTAATGATATTAAAGATGGTTATGGGCTTAGTAGTGTTAATGTGATTGGTATTTGCTTGGTGTGGCCTCGAGTTTTGTCTGGTGAGATGGATGACTTGTTGAAGGATATGAAAATTGCGTTTGTGGATTACGGTCTAGCTGGTTCTGTGGAGGATACCGTGGATGCTATGCTCGAGGTTTGCAGAAAAATTCGGGTGATGTATGACATGTGTTGTGAATTTGGAAATGTTGGTGAGTTGATAGGGAAGAGTAAAAGGGTTCTTGTTGATTACTCAGAAGAGGCTTTGGTAAGAAAGATAGAATATTTTTGTAAACTGAATGTTAGGAAGAATGAAATTGGGCTCTTTCTTCTCTCTAGAAGTGAAATTTTCAGTTTTGATACGGAGAAGCAGTTGATTTCGGTGAAGGGATTTTTGGAGCACTTTGGATTGATAGGAAAGGACTTGACATCTCTTGAGCAGAAGTATCCTCATGTTTTTGGTAGGAATAAAATAGCGAATCTGCCCAATGTCATGAGGTCATTAGATCTTGGGGAGTGGTTCtttgagaaaatgaaaaatgggGATCATTCTTTGTTTAGTACCTACACTCTTCGCCATTCGGAAGAGGGCTTGGACGAGATCTATGAAAACAACTTGATAAAAATACAAGCTAAAAGAACGCACTTCCACTCAATGGGTAAGCTGAATTTCCTTCATAGCATAGGGTTTGGAGAGAATAAGTTTGCGGTAAAAGCCTTTGTTCAATTAAACAGCAGCGGCAGCCAACTTCAGCAACGGTTTAATTATCTTCTTAACTGTGGAATCGAATATTCTAGCCTTTGTGCAATGTTGAGGCACGCTAATATTCTTAACCAGCAAGAAACAGTTCTTAAACAAAAGCTTGATTTCCTTTGCAAAGATATGGGATCCTCTTTTCAGTATCTCGATGTTTTCCCGGGATATCTGTGTTACGACTTAGAGAAAAGAATCAGACCAAGATATGAATTACATAAGTGGCTTGTGGAAGAGGGCTTTTGTGAAAAAGATTATTCCATATCGACCATAGTAGCCACGAGTGAGAAAACATTTCATGCTCGAATTTCTCGTAT TGCAGCGACAAAGTTTCTAAAGAGCTCATTAATCAGAGATTGCAAGCAACCTGCCTCTGGAATTCAGTCCCTTAAAGCCACTGTCTTGATGACATATTGCTGCCAGGCACACAATTTTGTTCATATTGCTTGGAGTATGTCTAACCACAGACGTCCAAGTACAGTTGGAAGCCAAGTTAGTTGA